A single window of Hymenobacter sp. APR13 DNA harbors:
- a CDS encoding alpha/beta fold hydrolase: MPVSSSATAVSPSLPPGIGLMRLKFLLLSALSTEWAFRQAWRLFTSPRPLPTKKWEAAALAEARQFWVPVGGSQVAAYEWNPGGMRTLLLVHGWEHRASFWGTMVRPLVAAGFRVVALDGPAHGASPGTRTTLPAFGAAVQAVADALGEVYGVVAHSFGGAAVAGIPVRFNEATGGQLPRLVLLAVPASTTAVAQRFAALLQLRPAVMARIGRHVREQHGRDAESFSLLHMGHQLPVGRALLLHDHADASIPFSEAEAIAASWPALDFRSTTGLGHNRIMRDAGVIEQVAAFLA; this comes from the coding sequence ATGCCTGTTTCATCTTCTGCTACGGCCGTTTCGCCGTCCCTGCCGCCCGGTATCGGGCTGATGCGTTTGAAATTCCTGCTGCTGTCGGCGCTGTCCACGGAGTGGGCGTTTCGGCAGGCGTGGCGCCTGTTCACTTCGCCTCGCCCGCTGCCTACTAAGAAGTGGGAAGCGGCGGCGCTGGCTGAGGCCCGGCAATTTTGGGTGCCCGTGGGCGGTAGCCAGGTGGCGGCCTACGAGTGGAACCCCGGCGGCATGCGCACGCTGCTGCTGGTGCACGGCTGGGAGCACCGGGCCAGCTTCTGGGGCACCATGGTGCGGCCATTGGTGGCGGCCGGCTTCCGGGTGGTGGCGCTGGATGGGCCGGCGCACGGCGCTTCGCCGGGCACGCGCACCACGCTGCCGGCCTTTGGGGCGGCGGTGCAGGCCGTGGCCGATGCGCTGGGTGAGGTGTACGGCGTGGTGGCACACTCCTTTGGTGGGGCGGCCGTGGCGGGCATTCCGGTGCGCTTCAACGAGGCCACCGGCGGGCAGCTGCCGCGGCTGGTGCTGCTGGCGGTGCCGGCCAGCACCACAGCGGTGGCCCAACGGTTTGCCGCCCTGCTGCAGTTGCGCCCGGCCGTCATGGCCCGCATCGGGCGCCACGTGCGCGAGCAGCACGGCCGCGACGCCGAGAGCTTCAGTTTGCTGCACATGGGCCACCAGCTGCCCGTCGGCCGCGCCCTGCTGCTCCACGACCACGCCGACGCCAGCATCCCGTTCTCGGAGGCCGAGGCCATTGCCGCCAGCTGGCCCGCCCTGGATTTCCGCTCCACCACCGGCCTGGGCCACAACCGCATCATGCGCGACGCGGGCGTGATAGAGCAGGTGGCGGCGTTTCTGGCGTAG
- a CDS encoding PspA/IM30 family protein, whose protein sequence is MNLFNRIFKIGQAEAHSAVNQFEDPIKMTEQGLRDLRQDLDKALHALAEVKALAIRSRNEAEAERSRALDYENKAVLLLQKAHRQELEAAEADRLATEALLKKTQHEAQAARATQEQQKFEASAQQLDQNVQQLKSTISQWDNELKTLKARVTVSTATKTINQQLAQLDSSGTVALLERMKDKVATEEALAESYGQIAQESKSIDQEIDKALGKDGSGQASADLQALKAKLGLG, encoded by the coding sequence ATGAACCTCTTCAACCGCATCTTCAAAATCGGGCAGGCCGAAGCGCATTCGGCGGTCAACCAGTTCGAGGACCCCATCAAAATGACCGAGCAGGGCCTGCGCGACCTGCGCCAGGACCTGGACAAGGCCCTGCACGCGCTGGCGGAAGTGAAGGCCCTGGCCATCAGGAGCCGCAATGAGGCCGAAGCGGAGCGCAGCCGCGCCCTCGACTACGAAAACAAGGCCGTGCTGCTGCTCCAGAAGGCCCACCGCCAGGAGCTGGAAGCCGCCGAAGCCGACCGCCTCGCCACGGAAGCCCTGCTCAAGAAAACCCAGCACGAAGCGCAGGCCGCCCGCGCCACCCAGGAGCAGCAGAAGTTCGAGGCCTCGGCTCAGCAGCTCGACCAGAACGTGCAGCAGCTCAAAAGCACCATCTCGCAGTGGGACAACGAGCTGAAAACCCTGAAAGCCCGCGTGACGGTGAGCACGGCCACCAAAACCATCAACCAGCAGCTGGCCCAGCTGGATTCGTCGGGGACGGTGGCGCTGCTGGAGCGCATGAAGGACAAGGTGGCCACCGAGGAAGCCCTGGCCGAATCGTACGGGCAGATTGCGCAGGAAAGCAAGTCCATCGACCAGGAAATCGATAAGGCGCTGGGCAAGGACGGCAGCGGCCAGGCCTCCGCCGATTTGCAGGCGCTGAAGGCCAAGCTGGGGCTGGGGTAA
- a CDS encoding OB-fold-containig protein: MTELLHAAVSPPNLLPTGLLVFVLLYWLTVLLGVLDFKTIDVDTDHVGHLGTDGHAAPDTAHAGVSWLNHALAFFNLGRVPLMVFVSLVALPWWVGSILLNYYLGNTSGLLGLALLMPLLLGSLLVGKVLTTPFVRLFAAMEHNHDSGAQPLGKVCTLLLPASQEQLGQASVPQRAGAPLVLNVRAASAATELKKGDTALIIDYDAARRCYLVEPYDAP, from the coding sequence ATGACCGAACTTCTACACGCTGCTGTTTCGCCGCCCAACCTACTGCCCACCGGCCTGCTGGTGTTCGTGCTGCTCTACTGGCTGACGGTGCTACTGGGGGTGCTCGACTTCAAGACCATCGACGTGGATACCGACCACGTCGGGCACCTGGGCACCGATGGCCATGCCGCGCCCGATACGGCCCACGCGGGCGTGAGCTGGCTGAACCACGCGCTGGCGTTTTTCAACCTGGGCCGGGTGCCGCTGATGGTGTTCGTGAGCCTGGTGGCGCTGCCGTGGTGGGTGGGCAGCATCCTGCTGAATTACTACCTGGGCAACACGTCGGGGCTGCTGGGGCTGGCATTGCTGATGCCGCTGCTGCTGGGCAGCCTGCTGGTGGGCAAGGTGCTGACCACGCCGTTTGTGCGGCTGTTTGCGGCCATGGAGCACAACCACGACAGCGGCGCGCAGCCGCTGGGCAAAGTCTGCACGCTGCTGCTGCCCGCCAGCCAGGAGCAACTGGGCCAGGCCAGCGTGCCGCAACGCGCCGGCGCACCGCTGGTGCTCAACGTGCGGGCCGCCTCGGCCGCCACCGAGCTGAAAAAAGGCGATACGGCCCTGATAATCGACTACGATGCCGCCCGCCGCTGCTACCTTGTGGAGCCCTACGACGCGCCCTGA
- a CDS encoding XRE family transcriptional regulator, producing the protein MSYVGKNIRKIRTVKKLSQAAFAELFGLARPSVGAYEEGRSEPKMETLIQIAHHFGLSVDLLLTKELTVNELYHFDIFRQEAAPEAPATPAAAEADRLAQLTPFVPADRLLEYIVQHHNTAFIDALPPLTFPHQLGPATRAFEIVGAEMQHQQQGLRHQDVVLCCRVDKATATLRPGRIYAFVTQNSLLVRRLSERLPANVLRLRADNPDYGAQEFALEQALEIWEVKAVFTTHLRPPSRIEDRVTRLERQVEELLARLDG; encoded by the coding sequence ATGTCGTACGTAGGGAAGAACATCCGCAAGATAAGAACCGTCAAGAAGCTGAGTCAGGCCGCTTTTGCCGAGCTATTTGGCTTGGCCCGTCCCAGCGTAGGGGCGTATGAGGAAGGGCGGTCGGAGCCGAAAATGGAGACGCTGATCCAGATTGCTCATCATTTTGGCTTGTCGGTAGACCTGCTACTTACGAAAGAGCTAACCGTAAACGAGCTCTATCATTTCGATATTTTCCGGCAGGAAGCCGCCCCCGAAGCTCCCGCTACGCCAGCCGCCGCCGAGGCCGACCGGCTGGCCCAGCTCACGCCTTTCGTGCCCGCCGACCGCCTGCTCGAGTACATCGTGCAGCACCACAACACCGCCTTCATCGACGCGCTGCCGCCGCTCACGTTTCCGCATCAGCTGGGGCCGGCCACCCGGGCCTTCGAGATTGTGGGGGCCGAAATGCAGCACCAGCAGCAGGGCCTGCGCCACCAGGACGTGGTACTGTGCTGCCGCGTAGACAAGGCCACGGCCACATTGCGGCCGGGCCGCATCTACGCCTTCGTTACGCAAAACAGCCTGCTGGTGCGCCGCCTCTCCGAGCGGCTGCCCGCCAACGTGCTCCGGCTCCGCGCCGACAACCCCGACTACGGCGCGCAGGAATTTGCCCTGGAGCAGGCGCTGGAAATCTGGGAAGTGAAGGCGGTGTTTACCACTCACCTGCGCCCCCCGTCCCGCATCGAGGACCGGGTGACGCGGCTGGAGCGGCAGGTGGAGGAGCTGCTGGCGCGGCTGGACGGGTAG
- a CDS encoding DNA repair ATPase, producing MEAQATQLETGTYEILRNRLLKSSTDLRHRLDTLNAERKQVFGAVDTRLIGTGRISTENNCVAWDMVPVGQRFIFGYNVVLGLKAEPDLADVFGVYEYAGHDFRPLGLELLQHPQFLEEFRNLYRYYKNTQFVKFAVIGVHLFMVFRVGKSASDVKTFKWLIQGDTLSYLDNRSDHEYTFPPQHEFQWKRATRDMQRGGKHPHISIEDKVFVETVGGDLTIKIEDNTTSGHGILSEPVDDKDQTLDDSEIYYAVVGNLILLKIRPYQEQQYRYFIFNHRLKTAQRLDALADACVLLPDGQGLIFPHGFYLQTGDNKLFDNGLREMLFEKRVVSPNGEDFLYVFFNKDHGTYLLLSYNRIAQRVDNPIVCHGYALFENGELCYFRADDEPKKHHAVQIWQTPYTAPDFQLPVTSDSYLYKLGNKEIVRAMSEVQEVLTLAGKDDSYAGLYLDLIRQTTSLTDAYHWLREPAAQALAEPLAEIRQTATAAVEEFEKVQSLRKNTAQQTAAVFQKADELTGRIRRSAPDTVTEFVQLLGELRGVRGEVISLKELRYVELPAVEKHAQDLEALSKEVALQTVDFLLRPDALLPYSQRVQAIADGVEQVQKTIEADQREQETAAVAQELELLIEVVSNLPIPDPTQTTAIIDNISTVYARFNQIRAALKRRRQALAGTEAQAEFTAQLKLLEQALTNYLDLADTPAKCDEYLTKLMVQLEELEGKFPDFDQFIEQLTTRREQVVEAFESKKTALVAARNQRATALLQSAERLLKAVQSRVSRLESVADINGYFATDVMVEKVRQTAQDLLSLGDSVKADDVQSRLKTLRENAVRQLRDRADLFADGGQTLRFGTHAFTVNTQPLELTVVLRDGNLHYHLTGTNFFQKITDPALLASRPVWEQTVVSENQDVYRAEFLAWRILQAAQHPAPANPEAGRPAVLSVPELGHLSAAELLSYVQQFMAARYQEGYLKGVHDHDAALLLTALVRLTRTADLLRYPADTRAAAALYWLRFCDPDQRAHWERQLQGIGVLLQVFPDSQEFDQLKAELQTAVETFAAQTGLFTPAQVQEAGDYLFHELTHTGSFIISQEAADLHQQFQKQLQDRHAAALFQQSIAQLQDQPVAQFQLVRQWVQSCLPPNPLSFREGEPRLHRKRLLKVRPKLINPIRQAPPPLKERGPGGEATEVAVLLLTHTFDPARVVHTPTTETLEGFQGTHPRITNDRTYHLNFPEFRRRLLHYDRATVAQYEQFQETKKQLLARTAEDLRLEDFRPRVLTSFVRNQLIDKVYLPIIGANLAKQIGTAGEGKRTDLMGLLLLISPPGYGKTTLMEYVANRLGLIFMKINGPAIGHAVTSVDPAQAPNAGARQELEKLNLAFEMGDNVMIYVDDIQHCHPEFLQKFISLCDAQRKIEGVYQGRPRTYDFRGRKVAVVMAGNPYTESGDVFQLPDMLANRADIYNLGDILTAGSEDAFRLSYLENALTSNAALARLATQSPQDVPALIRLAETGQQDGLSFEGNHSPEELNEYVAVLGQLLRLRDVVARVNAAYIASAAQADAYRTEPPFKLQGSYRNMNKLAEKVRPVMNDQEITDLLAAHYESEAQTLTSATEANLLKLRELLGWLTPEQAARWQQIKQTYLDNLRHSGPAQLLQMLEKLENIAGGLSGIREVLKRE from the coding sequence ATGGAAGCTCAAGCTACCCAACTCGAAACCGGCACCTACGAAATCCTGCGCAACCGCCTGCTCAAAAGCAGCACCGACCTGCGCCATCGCCTCGATACGCTCAACGCGGAGCGCAAGCAGGTGTTCGGAGCCGTGGATACGCGCCTGATTGGCACCGGCCGCATCAGCACCGAAAACAACTGCGTGGCCTGGGACATGGTGCCGGTGGGCCAGCGGTTCATCTTCGGCTACAACGTGGTGCTGGGGCTGAAGGCTGAGCCCGATCTGGCCGACGTATTCGGGGTGTACGAGTACGCCGGGCACGATTTCCGGCCGTTGGGGCTGGAGCTGCTGCAACACCCGCAGTTTCTGGAGGAGTTCCGCAACCTCTACCGCTACTACAAAAACACCCAGTTCGTGAAGTTCGCCGTCATTGGCGTGCACCTGTTCATGGTGTTTCGGGTGGGCAAGAGTGCGTCGGATGTGAAGACGTTTAAGTGGCTTATCCAAGGCGATACACTGAGCTACCTCGACAACCGCTCCGACCACGAATACACCTTCCCGCCCCAGCACGAGTTCCAGTGGAAGCGCGCCACCCGCGACATGCAGCGCGGCGGCAAGCACCCCCACATCAGCATCGAGGACAAGGTGTTCGTGGAAACCGTGGGCGGCGACCTGACCATCAAGATCGAGGACAACACCACCTCCGGCCACGGCATCCTGAGCGAGCCGGTCGACGACAAGGACCAGACCCTCGACGACTCGGAAATCTACTACGCGGTGGTCGGCAACCTGATTCTGCTCAAAATCCGGCCCTACCAGGAGCAGCAGTATCGCTACTTCATCTTCAACCACCGGCTCAAAACCGCCCAGCGCCTCGACGCCCTGGCCGATGCCTGCGTGCTGCTGCCCGACGGCCAGGGCCTCATCTTCCCCCACGGCTTCTACCTGCAAACCGGCGACAACAAGCTCTTCGACAACGGCCTGCGCGAAATGCTGTTTGAGAAGCGCGTGGTGTCGCCGAACGGGGAGGATTTTCTGTACGTGTTCTTCAACAAAGACCACGGCACCTACCTGCTGCTGAGCTACAACCGCATTGCCCAGCGCGTGGACAACCCCATCGTGTGCCACGGCTACGCTTTGTTTGAGAACGGGGAGCTGTGCTACTTCCGGGCCGACGACGAGCCCAAGAAGCACCACGCGGTGCAGATCTGGCAGACGCCCTACACCGCGCCCGATTTCCAGCTGCCCGTCACCTCCGATTCCTACCTTTACAAGCTGGGCAACAAGGAGATTGTGCGGGCCATGAGCGAGGTGCAGGAAGTGCTGACCCTCGCCGGCAAGGACGACAGCTACGCCGGCCTCTACCTCGACCTGATCCGCCAGACGACCAGCCTCACCGACGCCTACCACTGGCTGCGCGAACCCGCGGCCCAGGCCCTGGCCGAGCCCCTGGCCGAAATCCGCCAGACGGCCACGGCGGCCGTGGAGGAGTTCGAGAAGGTGCAAAGCCTGCGCAAAAACACGGCCCAGCAAACGGCCGCCGTGTTTCAGAAAGCCGACGAACTGACCGGCCGCATCCGCCGCTCGGCGCCCGATACCGTCACGGAGTTTGTGCAGCTGCTGGGCGAGCTGCGCGGGGTGCGGGGCGAGGTTATTTCATTGAAGGAGCTGCGCTACGTGGAGCTGCCGGCCGTGGAAAAGCACGCCCAGGACCTGGAGGCGCTCAGCAAGGAAGTGGCGCTGCAAACCGTGGACTTCCTGCTTCGGCCCGATGCCCTTCTGCCCTATTCCCAGCGCGTGCAGGCCATTGCCGACGGCGTGGAGCAGGTGCAGAAAACCATCGAGGCCGACCAGCGCGAGCAGGAAACCGCCGCCGTGGCTCAGGAGCTGGAGCTGCTGATTGAGGTGGTGAGCAACCTACCCATCCCCGACCCCACCCAGACCACGGCCATCATCGACAATATCTCGACGGTGTACGCCCGCTTCAACCAGATTCGGGCGGCGCTGAAGCGGCGGCGGCAGGCCCTGGCCGGCACCGAGGCCCAGGCCGAATTTACGGCCCAGCTCAAGCTGCTGGAACAGGCTCTCACCAACTACCTCGACCTGGCCGACACCCCTGCCAAGTGCGACGAGTACCTCACCAAGCTGATGGTGCAGCTGGAAGAGCTGGAAGGCAAGTTCCCCGACTTCGACCAGTTCATTGAGCAGCTGACCACCCGCCGCGAGCAGGTGGTGGAAGCCTTTGAGTCGAAGAAAACGGCCCTGGTGGCGGCCCGCAACCAGCGCGCCACGGCCCTGCTGCAAAGCGCGGAGCGGCTGCTGAAAGCGGTGCAGAGCCGCGTCAGCCGGCTGGAATCAGTGGCCGACATCAACGGCTACTTTGCCACCGACGTGATGGTGGAGAAAGTGCGCCAGACCGCGCAGGACCTGCTCAGCCTCGGCGACTCGGTGAAGGCCGACGACGTGCAGAGCCGCCTGAAAACCCTGCGCGAAAACGCCGTGCGCCAGCTCCGCGACCGGGCCGACCTGTTCGCCGACGGCGGCCAGACTCTGCGCTTCGGCACCCACGCCTTCACCGTCAACACCCAGCCGCTGGAGTTGACCGTGGTGCTGCGCGACGGCAACCTGCACTACCACCTCACCGGCACCAATTTCTTCCAGAAGATAACCGACCCCGCCTTACTGGCTTCTAGGCCAGTCTGGGAGCAAACCGTGGTATCAGAAAACCAGGACGTGTACCGGGCCGAGTTTCTGGCCTGGCGCATCCTGCAGGCCGCCCAGCACCCCGCCCCCGCCAATCCGGAAGCGGGCCGCCCCGCCGTGCTATCGGTGCCCGAGCTGGGCCACCTGAGCGCAGCCGAGCTGCTGAGCTACGTGCAGCAGTTCATGGCCGCCCGCTACCAGGAAGGCTACCTCAAAGGCGTGCACGACCACGACGCCGCCCTGCTGCTCACGGCCCTGGTGCGCCTCACCCGCACCGCCGACCTGCTCCGCTACCCCGCCGACACCCGCGCCGCCGCCGCCCTCTACTGGCTGCGCTTCTGTGACCCCGACCAGCGCGCCCACTGGGAGCGGCAGCTGCAAGGCATCGGCGTACTCCTGCAAGTCTTCCCCGATTCCCAGGAATTCGACCAGCTGAAAGCCGAGCTGCAAACCGCCGTCGAAACCTTTGCCGCCCAAACCGGCCTCTTCACCCCCGCCCAGGTGCAGGAAGCCGGCGACTACCTGTTCCACGAGCTGACCCACACCGGCTCCTTCATCATCTCCCAGGAAGCCGCCGACCTCCACCAGCAGTTCCAGAAGCAGCTGCAGGACCGCCACGCCGCCGCCCTCTTCCAGCAGTCCATAGCCCAGCTCCAGGACCAGCCCGTAGCCCAGTTCCAGCTGGTGCGCCAGTGGGTGCAGAGCTGCCTCCCCCCCAACCCCCTCTCCTTCAGAGAGGGGGAGCCACGGCTGCACAGGAAGCGGCTTTTAAAAGTCAGGCCCAAGCTCATCAACCCCATTCGTCAGGCTCCCCCTCCTCTGAAGGAGAGGGGGCCGGGGGGTGAGGCAACCGAGGTGGCCGTCCTCCTGCTCACCCACACCTTCGACCCCGCCCGCGTGGTCCACACGCCCACCACCGAAACCCTCGAAGGCTTCCAGGGCACCCACCCGCGCATCACCAACGACCGGACTTATCACCTCAACTTCCCCGAGTTCCGCCGCCGCCTGCTGCACTACGACCGCGCCACGGTGGCCCAGTACGAGCAGTTTCAGGAGACGAAAAAGCAGCTGCTGGCCCGCACCGCCGAGGACCTGCGCCTGGAAGACTTCCGGCCCCGCGTGCTCACGTCCTTCGTGCGCAATCAGCTGATTGACAAAGTATACCTGCCCATCATCGGGGCCAACCTGGCCAAGCAGATCGGTACGGCCGGCGAGGGCAAGCGCACCGACCTGATGGGGCTGCTGCTGCTGATTTCGCCGCCCGGCTATGGCAAAACCACCCTCATGGAATACGTGGCCAACCGCCTGGGCCTCATCTTCATGAAAATCAACGGCCCCGCCATCGGGCACGCCGTGACGAGCGTAGACCCCGCCCAGGCCCCCAACGCCGGGGCGCGGCAGGAGCTGGAAAAGCTGAACCTGGCCTTCGAGATGGGCGACAACGTGATGATTTACGTCGACGACATTCAGCACTGCCACCCCGAGTTTCTGCAGAAGTTCATCTCGCTCTGCGACGCCCAGCGCAAGATTGAAGGCGTGTACCAGGGCCGCCCCCGCACCTACGACTTCCGGGGCCGCAAGGTGGCCGTGGTGATGGCCGGCAACCCCTACACCGAAAGCGGCGACGTATTCCAGCTGCCCGACATGCTGGCCAACCGCGCCGACATCTACAACCTCGGCGACATCCTCACGGCCGGTTCCGAAGACGCCTTCCGCCTTTCCTACCTCGAAAACGCCCTCACCAGCAACGCCGCCCTGGCCCGCCTCGCCACCCAAAGCCCCCAGGACGTGCCCGCCCTCATCCGCCTCGCCGAAACCGGCCAGCAGGATGGCCTCAGCTTCGAGGGCAACCACTCGCCCGAGGAGCTGAATGAGTACGTGGCCGTGCTCGGCCAGCTGCTGCGCCTGCGCGACGTGGTGGCCCGCGTAAACGCCGCCTACATTGCCAGCGCCGCCCAGGCCGACGCCTACCGCACCGAGCCGCCGTTCAAGCTTCAGGGCTCCTACCGCAACATGAACAAGCTGGCCGAGAAAGTCCGCCCCGTCATGAACGACCAGGAAATCACCGACCTGCTGGCCGCCCACTACGAAAGCGAAGCCCAGACCCTAACCAGCGCCACCGAAGCCAACCTGCTCAAACTGCGCGAGCTGCTCGGCTGGCTCACCCCCGAGCAAGCCGCCCGCTGGCAGCAAATCAAGCAAACCTACCTCGACAACCTCCGCCACTCCGGCCCCGCCCAGCTCCTCCAGATGCTGGAGAAACTAGAAAACATTGCCGGCGGCCTGAGCGGCATCCGGGAGGTATTGAAGCGGGAGTAG
- a CDS encoding molecular chaperone Tir yields the protein MANSYFYTIQNYLLELDFDIRHQDEANNLLVVSKPELGIEHLVLGCGEPLLILEQYLLELPAPSCDIYQRLLQKNRDIIHGAFVLDETGRKVIFRDTLQLEHLDRPELEAVFNSLGLLLSEFSDELIAFSKPDSEDA from the coding sequence ATGGCCAACTCCTACTTCTATACGATTCAAAACTACCTGCTCGAACTTGACTTCGATATCCGCCACCAGGATGAGGCCAACAACCTGCTGGTAGTAAGCAAGCCGGAGCTGGGCATCGAGCACCTAGTGCTGGGCTGCGGCGAGCCGCTGCTGATTCTGGAGCAGTACCTGCTGGAGCTGCCCGCCCCCAGCTGCGACATCTACCAGCGGCTACTCCAGAAAAACCGCGACATCATCCACGGGGCTTTCGTGCTGGACGAAACGGGCCGCAAGGTCATCTTTCGCGACACGCTGCAGCTGGAGCACCTCGACCGGCCCGAGCTGGAGGCCGTTTTCAACTCGCTAGGGCTGCTACTCAGCGAGTTCAGCGACGAGTTGATTGCGTTTTCGAAACCGGATTCTGAGGACGCCTAA